One Candidatus Synechococcus calcipolaris G9 genomic window carries:
- a CDS encoding glycosyltransferase family 4 protein, with protein sequence MSLHIAWLGKKSPPCGNVTYSREITNGLLDRGYQVSFLHFAQEDERSPIAVTGNDCPDVPLPYLYKSQVYTIPSPRSNKMLVAALKKLRPDVVHASLTLSPLDFVLPEICLELGIPLVATFHPAYSEKHRTLSAGTQLVTYQLYAPFLANYDQVIIFSQAQRDLLIRLGVPGDRLTVIPNGVDTQKYSPGPSQVKNEFHAECLYIYQGRIAIEKNIESLLRSWCKAEMPDHCKLVLVGGGSLMPSLMASFGPEQNILWLGTILDEQRRIDILRGADVFILPSFVEGLSLSLLEAMSCGLACLATDVGADGEVLEGAGILLNPQYVKSQLQTLLPLFQQHPEMIPILGQKARQRVLDRYSLQHNIDRLEVFYHDVIQAADQKNSQSQTLPMI encoded by the coding sequence GTGTCGCTTCATATTGCTTGGCTTGGTAAAAAATCTCCTCCCTGTGGCAATGTCACCTATAGTCGAGAAATTACCAATGGCCTGTTAGATCGGGGCTATCAGGTTAGTTTTTTACATTTTGCCCAAGAAGATGAGCGATCGCCGATCGCCGTAACGGGGAATGATTGCCCTGATGTGCCCTTACCCTACCTCTATAAATCCCAGGTCTATACCATTCCCAGCCCCCGCTCCAATAAAATGCTGGTGGCCGCCCTGAAAAAATTGCGCCCTGATGTGGTGCATGCCTCCCTTACCTTGTCACCCCTCGATTTTGTCCTGCCAGAAATTTGCCTGGAGTTGGGTATTCCTTTGGTGGCAACGTTTCATCCTGCCTATAGTGAAAAACACCGCACCCTCTCCGCCGGAACCCAACTCGTTACCTATCAGTTGTATGCCCCCTTTTTAGCCAATTATGATCAGGTCATTATTTTTTCCCAGGCCCAGCGGGATCTATTAATTCGACTTGGGGTGCCCGGCGATCGCCTCACCGTCATTCCCAATGGGGTAGATACCCAGAAGTATTCCCCCGGCCCGTCCCAGGTTAAAAATGAATTTCATGCGGAATGTCTCTACATTTACCAAGGTCGCATTGCCATTGAGAAAAATATTGAATCCCTGTTGCGATCGTGGTGCAAGGCGGAGATGCCCGATCATTGCAAATTGGTCTTGGTGGGGGGAGGATCGTTAATGCCGTCCCTCATGGCTAGTTTTGGCCCGGAGCAAAATATTCTTTGGCTGGGTACGATTCTGGATGAGCAACGCCGCATTGATATTTTACGGGGAGCGGATGTATTTATTTTGCCGTCCTTTGTTGAGGGATTATCCCTATCCCTATTAGAGGCAATGTCCTGTGGTCTGGCCTGCTTGGCAACGGACGTGGGAGCCGATGGCGAAGTTTTAGAAGGAGCGGGTATTTTGCTGAATCCTCAGTATGTCAAGAGCCAACTGCAAACCCTATTACCCCTGTTTCAGCAGCACCCAGAAATGATTCCAATTTTGGGACAAAAAGCGCGCCAACGGGTTCTAGATCGCTATAGTCTCCAACATAATATCGATCGCCTAGAGGTTTTCTATCATGATGTCATTCAAGCCGCCGATCAGAAAAATTCCCAGTCCCAAACCCTACCGATGATTTAA
- a CDS encoding photosystem I reaction center subunit II PsaD, protein MTQTLTGQPPLYAGSTGGLLSKADVEEKYAITWTSSKEQVFEMPTAGAAIMREGENLVYLARKEQCLALAAQQLRPRKINDYKIYRVFPDGETVLLHPKDGVFPEKVNQGRVAVNSVPRSIGENPNPSEIKFSGKNAYDA, encoded by the coding sequence ATGACGCAAACATTGACCGGGCAACCCCCTCTGTATGCTGGCAGTACTGGTGGCTTGCTGAGCAAAGCTGATGTTGAAGAGAAGTATGCCATCACCTGGACCAGTTCCAAAGAGCAGGTTTTTGAGATGCCCACTGCTGGTGCCGCCATTATGCGCGAAGGGGAAAACCTTGTTTACTTGGCCCGTAAGGAGCAATGCTTGGCTTTAGCGGCCCAACAACTTCGTCCCCGTAAAATCAATGACTACAAAATCTATCGGGTCTTCCCGGATGGCGAGACGGTTCTACTCCATCCCAAAGATGGCGTATTTCCTGAGAAGGTGAACCAAGGACGGGTGGCTGTCAACAGCGTTCCCCGCTCCATTGGCGAAAATCCTAACCCCTCTGAGATTAAGTTTTCCGGTAAGAACGCCTACGATGCTTAG
- a CDS encoding Uma2 family endonuclease: MSTLIQPPLKTPETPDVGVPEQKVWTDEAFMALPDDGQHYEVVNGELIDMGNSGAKHGYIAIILSSALFAVVMAKKLGALFDSSTAFKMKSGNKRSPDISFFAKERLQELNDLPIGFLDGAPDLAIEILSPTNTIAEIDSKLAEYFENGTRLVWVIHPNQHHILVYRSAQEPDRLLKSADSLEGEEVIPGFTLPVTDLFQKRSF, translated from the coding sequence ATGTCTACTCTGATTCAACCACCACTAAAAACCCCGGAAACTCCTGACGTTGGGGTTCCTGAACAAAAAGTCTGGACGGATGAAGCGTTCATGGCACTACCTGACGACGGGCAGCACTATGAGGTTGTGAACGGAGAATTGATTGATATGGGAAATTCAGGGGCAAAGCATGGCTATATAGCGATTATTTTAAGTTCTGCCTTATTTGCAGTTGTGATGGCTAAAAAACTAGGTGCTTTGTTTGATTCCAGCACGGCCTTCAAGATGAAAAGTGGTAATAAACGATCCCCTGATATTTCCTTTTTTGCCAAAGAGCGTTTACAAGAATTGAATGACCTTCCCATTGGTTTTTTGGATGGCGCACCGGATCTGGCGATCGAAATCCTTTCACCGACGAATACAATTGCAGAAATTGACAGTAAATTAGCTGAATACTTTGAGAATGGTACTCGACTTGTTTGGGTGATTCATCCTAACCAGCACCATATTCTGGTTTACCGCTCTGCCCAAGAACCAGATCGCCTGCTCAAATCAGCAGATTCTCTGGAGGGCGAAGAGGTGATCCCCGGATTTACCCTGCCCGTGACTGATTTATTTCAAAAGCGTTCCTTCTAA
- the trmFO gene encoding FADH(2)-oxidizing methylenetetrahydrofolate--tRNA-(uracil(54)-C(5))-methyltransferase TrmFO produces MDSQPADSAITVIGGGLAGTEAAWQIAQAGIPVRFYEMRPQRLSPAHHSGELAELVCSNSFGAKASDRATGLLHSELRALGSIIIRTADRHQVPAGGALAVDRSQFSQELTQTLAHHPLIDFRREEVTEIPRQGIVVLATGPLTSPALSEDLQRITGLEYLSFFDAASPIVVGESIDQTIAFLASRYDRGEAAYLNCPFTKDEYLGFWTALNQGEQAPLKDFDRETAKFFEACLPVEELAQRGEDTLRYGPLKPVGLTDPRHPGQRPYAIAQLRQEDKQGQLWNLVGFQTNLRWGEQQRIFRMIPGLGQAEFVRMGVMHRNTFLNAPKLLTPSLSFGDRPTLFAAGQLTGTEGYTAAAAGGWLAGTNATRVLRGQTPLVLPPTTMAGALFQYISTADIKHFQPMPPNFGIFPALPTKIRNKQQRYGAYRDRALRDLEDWAKAADVRLLPIELAAVVPG; encoded by the coding sequence ATGGATTCCCAGCCGGCTGACTCAGCTATTACGGTGATTGGTGGTGGCCTAGCGGGCACGGAAGCGGCCTGGCAAATTGCCCAAGCGGGTATTCCGGTACGATTCTATGAAATGCGGCCCCAACGGTTGAGTCCAGCCCACCATAGTGGTGAATTGGCGGAATTGGTCTGTAGTAATTCCTTTGGAGCCAAGGCTAGCGATCGCGCCACTGGACTATTGCACAGCGAACTACGGGCCCTGGGATCCATCATTATTCGCACTGCCGATCGCCATCAAGTGCCAGCCGGGGGAGCCTTAGCCGTTGATCGGAGCCAATTTAGCCAAGAACTGACCCAGACCCTTGCCCACCATCCCCTGATTGATTTTCGCCGGGAAGAAGTGACGGAAATTCCCCGCCAAGGCATTGTCGTTTTAGCCACCGGGCCCCTCACCAGTCCTGCCCTGAGTGAGGATCTACAAAGGATTACGGGTTTGGAGTACCTCAGTTTTTTCGATGCGGCCAGTCCCATTGTTGTCGGTGAATCCATTGATCAAACTATCGCCTTTTTAGCCTCTCGCTACGATCGCGGTGAAGCGGCCTATCTCAACTGTCCCTTTACTAAGGATGAATACCTGGGCTTTTGGACGGCTCTAAACCAAGGGGAACAGGCCCCTCTGAAGGACTTTGATCGGGAAACGGCTAAATTTTTTGAAGCCTGCCTGCCCGTCGAAGAACTGGCTCAACGGGGGGAAGATACCCTCAGATACGGCCCCCTCAAACCTGTGGGACTGACGGATCCGCGCCATCCTGGGCAACGACCCTATGCGATCGCCCAGTTACGTCAAGAGGATAAACAGGGGCAACTCTGGAATCTGGTGGGATTTCAAACCAATTTACGCTGGGGAGAGCAGCAGCGAATTTTTCGGATGATTCCGGGGTTAGGGCAGGCTGAATTTGTGCGGATGGGAGTGATGCACCGGAATACCTTTTTGAATGCCCCCAAATTACTGACCCCAAGCCTATCCTTTGGCGATCGCCCCACCCTTTTTGCCGCTGGCCAATTAACAGGCACCGAAGGCTATACCGCCGCTGCCGCAGGAGGTTGGTTAGCGGGAACTAATGCTACACGAGTTTTGCGGGGTCAAACTCCCCTTGTTCTGCCGCCGACAACCATGGCTGGGGCCCTATTTCAATACATCAGTACCGCCGATATTAAGCATTTTCAACCCATGCCCCCCAACTTTGGCATTTTTCCTGCCTTACCCACAAAAATCCGTAATAAGCAGCAACGCTATGGAGCCTACCGCGATCGCGCCCTTAGGGATTTAGAAGATTGGGCAAAAGCGGCTGATGTAAGGTTGTTGCCGATAGAGTTAGCCGCCGTTGTTCCGGGGTAG
- the tsaE gene encoding tRNA (adenosine(37)-N6)-threonylcarbamoyltransferase complex ATPase subunit type 1 TsaE, with translation MGTHLPLNLDLPRLQQLGRHWGKALPAGAVVLIYGDLGAGKTTLVQSIGEGLGITEPIQSPTFSLIQEYLEGRIPLYHFDLYRLLPQEVRDLHPELYWQGEEVAPGIVVIEWPEYLPDLPEEYLKVELVVATPEQRRLTLSATTLHQPLLPNLLNP, from the coding sequence ATGGGAACTCATTTACCCCTTAATTTAGACCTTCCACGTCTGCAACAGTTGGGACGGCACTGGGGGAAAGCATTGCCAGCGGGGGCAGTCGTTCTCATTTATGGCGATTTGGGCGCAGGTAAAACAACCCTGGTTCAAAGCATCGGTGAGGGGTTAGGAATTACAGAGCCAATTCAGAGTCCCACCTTTAGCTTGATTCAGGAATACCTTGAGGGCCGGATTCCCCTCTATCACTTTGACCTCTACCGTCTCTTACCCCAAGAAGTGCGGGACTTACATCCTGAACTCTATTGGCAGGGAGAAGAGGTGGCTCCTGGCATTGTGGTGATTGAATGGCCCGAATATTTACCGGATTTACCGGAGGAGTATCTCAAGGTTGAATTAGTGGTGGCTACCCCGGAACAACGGCGGCTAACTCTATCGGCAACAACCTTACATCAGCCGCTTTTGCCCAATCTTCTAAATCCCTAA
- a CDS encoding cation:proton antiporter, which translates to MPPLLFNQFDLAPWSPIAQVAAEDINLAEISPLILAAVLLSLVVIYLASKLGGEICARVNLPPVLGELFGGVVVGVSVLHLLIFSEGAAVEPSVLTTFIQQTAGMDPTISGTVASTASEVISVLSEIGVMILLFEIGLESDLEGLLKVGPQAALVALVGVVAPFSAGTIGLITLFHVDLVPAIFAGAALTATSIGITAKVLAEIQKLTSPEGQIIIGAAVLDDILGIIVLAVVASLAKTGTVEVSNVLYLIGSSVVFLVGSIVLGRFLSPFFLGMVSRLTTRGGLLIPSLVFAFVLGYIAVILGLEAILGAFTAGLVLGETDKRRALEEQIVPIADMLVPVFFVCVGAKTDISVLNPMVPENREGLIIASFLIVVAIVGKVVSGATVYSPPGINRWAIGIGMIPRGEVGLIFAAVGSASGALSKSLEAGVIVMVILTTFVAPPLLRVVFKTDEEAVDAPSLASEVAELPPDG; encoded by the coding sequence ATGCCACCCTTATTGTTCAATCAATTTGACCTCGCTCCATGGAGTCCGATCGCTCAAGTTGCTGCTGAAGATATTAACCTAGCCGAAATTAGTCCCCTGATTCTTGCGGCAGTACTCCTTAGCCTTGTGGTCATCTACCTCGCCAGTAAATTGGGCGGTGAAATTTGTGCCCGTGTGAACCTGCCCCCGGTGTTAGGTGAACTTTTTGGTGGCGTGGTCGTGGGAGTCTCGGTTCTCCACCTCCTCATTTTTTCCGAAGGAGCAGCGGTTGAACCTTCGGTTTTGACGACGTTTATTCAACAAACCGCTGGCATGGATCCAACGATCTCTGGGACGGTGGCCAGTACAGCCAGTGAAGTCATCTCCGTCCTATCGGAAATTGGGGTGATGATCCTCCTGTTTGAAATTGGCCTAGAGTCAGATCTAGAGGGCTTACTTAAAGTTGGCCCCCAGGCGGCCCTGGTGGCCCTGGTGGGGGTGGTGGCACCCTTTTCCGCCGGAACCATTGGTCTGATCACCCTATTTCATGTGGATCTAGTGCCGGCCATTTTTGCGGGTGCGGCCCTCACGGCTACCAGTATTGGCATTACCGCCAAGGTGTTAGCGGAAATTCAAAAGCTCACCTCCCCAGAAGGGCAAATTATTATTGGGGCGGCGGTACTCGATGATATTTTGGGCATCATTGTTTTAGCGGTGGTGGCAAGTTTGGCCAAAACTGGTACGGTCGAGGTCAGTAATGTTCTTTACCTGATTGGTAGTTCCGTCGTCTTTTTAGTTGGCTCCATTGTCCTGGGCCGGTTTCTCAGTCCCTTTTTCCTGGGGATGGTTTCTCGATTGACGACCCGGGGCGGCCTCTTGATTCCCTCCTTGGTTTTTGCCTTTGTCCTGGGGTATATTGCCGTCATTTTGGGTCTAGAAGCGATTTTGGGAGCGTTTACCGCCGGTTTAGTCCTGGGAGAGACGGATAAACGGCGGGCATTGGAGGAGCAAATTGTCCCCATTGCCGATATGTTAGTGCCCGTCTTCTTTGTCTGTGTGGGTGCGAAAACTGATATTAGTGTCCTCAATCCGATGGTTCCGGAAAATCGTGAGGGCTTAATTATTGCCTCCTTTCTGATTGTGGTGGCGATCGTCGGCAAGGTGGTTTCTGGGGCCACGGTCTACAGTCCACCGGGGATCAATCGTTGGGCCATTGGCATTGGCATGATTCCACGGGGGGAAGTGGGCTTAATTTTTGCAGCGGTGGGGTCTGCCAGTGGTGCCCTATCCAAATCCTTGGAGGCGGGGGTGATTGTCATGGTGATCCTCACGACGTTTGTGGCCCCGCCCCTACTGCGCGTTGTCTTTAAGACCGACGAAGAAGCTGTCGATGCCCCTAGCCTTGCCAGTGAAGTAGCAGAGTTACCCCCCGATGGTTGA